The following nucleotide sequence is from Paenibacillus odorifer.
TTATAAATATCAAAACCAAATCCAGCGCCATACAGCTCCTCCAAACGCTCGCGGAATTGAGTAGTCTCTGGATAAGAAGCGGTACCTCTGCGGAGCACAAATGGAGCAAGTGCTGTAGGGGTGACCATATCCTCATTAAGTGGGACGCCGGCATAAAGTGAGATGGCGTAGGTCTTGAACGCCTTGGTAGGCATCACGTGAATACGCATACCTGCAACGTTGCCATGCTGAAATACATTATTAGTCAAGTCCAAAACTCCTTTACCGCGTGGATAGTTGCTCATTAACATGTTTATGAATTAATAACCATTCTAAACCATTCCAAAGTAAGGAAGCAACCGGATGCCTCTTCCCGGTTGCTCTCTGGATTTACTTCTTTACTTATCTACATACAGAAAATATGCTGGCCGATAGTCTTGACCTGTGGACGAGTCCAAATCCATTTGGAGGTCGCCGTTTTAGGGTTGAAATAATACAAACATCCACCCGAAGGGTCCCAGCCATTCAGCGCTTGCTGCACTGCTTTTCGTGCCTGCTCATTTGGCTCCAAATAAATCTGCCCGTCAGCTACAGCTGTAAAAGCTCCCGGCTGAAAAATAACGCCAGACGGTGTATTAGGAAAGCTCGGAGATTTTACCCGGTTCAAGATTACTGCAGCAACAGCAACTTGACCTTCGAAAGGTTCACCTCTTGATTCACCATAGACGGCATTAGCCATAATTTTGAGATCATTTTCTGATAATCCCATCGTATTCCCTGAAGACAGAGACGCTGAATCCGAATTATTGGTTGTATTTGTTTTGTTACCGGTGTTGTTGTTTGCTGTATTATTTCCGGTTGCTGAAGCCGACTCTGTCGGCTTCCAGTTCTTAGTTGCGTTATACAATTTCAACTTAGTCTTAGCGCCTACGATGCCATCAGACTTCATTCCAAACTTCCATTGAAACCACGTTACTGAATTTTTCGTTTTCGGACCAAACTGACTGTCTATTTTCCCTTCATAAAAGCCCAGATGTTTTAAACGTCCTTGCAACTCATAAACATCCTGACCAGAAGAACCTAGTTTAATCGGAGTCGTGCTGAAGGCAGGCAAGGCCTCTTCTTCAGGATGATTTAGTTCATGGACAAATGACGCAGCAGCACTTTGCTTGGTCTGTACTATGCCATTACCCTGGAGCAACATTCCTGCAAACGGTGCGGCAGCAAGTGCAAGGGTTAAAGAAGCAAAGATCCACAACTTATGTTTCTTCATAGGGGTTCGCTCTACCTTTCTTTTGTGAGTTCTGCATGAATGGCTAAAGTTATTATGACGACTGTCAGGACATCCTATGCATTACTAAAAAAGAAGTAATAGCATTTCATTGTAATTGAGAATGATTATCAACTATAATCGAAATAAGAAAACGTTGGAGTTGATATTAATCATGAATTTAAAGGACCACATGTTATTGTGGAACCACGCATTAATAGAAATTATTGATATACGCCATACTTTTCAACGATCAGGTGATCTGAATTCACATTATCAGCTGCCCTCAAGTGCATTCTTGTTGATCATAAACGGCAAGGCCGAAATACTAATTGACGAGGTCCCGCACGAGATCAGCAACTTTCATATCCTTCATGGTGGAAAAGGAATGAACATTCAATTTTTACGCATGGATGAACTACTGGAGTATTACTTAATTTTATATAAAGCAAACCTTTCACTCGCCTCACGCAACAATCTAAAAGCAATCATGGAACACAATAATCCCTTTAATCTCCAATATGGATTTACGCCTACTAGTCCACTGCCCTTATTTGATAAGATGGAGAACATGTTTACTGATTGGAGCAAAACAGGGATTTTGGATCGGCTGTATGTCAAAACACTTTTTTATCAATGGATTTATGAGATGCTTAGGCAGCTGCATACGCTGGAAACACAGTTAATTCAACCTGATCCGCTAGATCAAGCAATTCGCTATATGCAGACTTATTATAAGGAAACCTTCTCTCTTGAAAAATTAGCTAAAGCGGTAAACAGCAGCCCTAGAACATTATCCAGATTATTCAGAACACAGCTGCAGACTAGCCCTGCTCAGTACTTAATCAACATCCGCATGGAAAAATCGAAAATATTGCTCCTGAACACAGAGGCTAGCTTGCATGACATCGCAATTGCAGTAGGTTATCCTGATGGCTATTATCTAGGAAAAATGTTTAAAAAATATTACGGAATCTCCCCTGTCCGATACAAAAATAAAGTTATCACCCACTCCAGTTGGCGTGATATGCCATCTCAAGGTGCACAAATTGACATTGCCCGAACACAACCTCTCCGTTATATTGATTATGATAATCATTATCAATATAACGGAGAAGGGGAATTACCAATGTTTAGAAATGCCAAACCATCATTACTGCTCACCCTGTTATTATGCTTTACCATAGTGTTAAGCGCTTGTTCCACGGGAACCACAAATTCAAATGCATCAAGCAATGGGAAACCCACCCCCTCAGCAGAAACAAGTACAGGGGCAAATACAGACAAAGCTGCTGTCGAAGCACAAACCCGGATAATTTCCACAGTTAAAGGAGACATTGCCGTTCCCACTAGTCCACAAAGAGTTGTAGTTCTTTATTTGCTCGGTGATGTACTGGCTCTCGGCATTAAACCTATAGGTGTATCCGATGTATCCGAGGGTGCAGCATTTGAAGATGAGCTAAAAGATGTGCAAAAGCTTGGCACCTGGTTTGAGGCTAGCCCTGAAGCAATCCTTGCTCTTAATCCCGATCTTATCATTGTGCCGTCAGAGGAAACTTATGAAGCCCTTCACCAAATTGCGCCAACAGTCTTAGTTCCGTATGAAAAAATGTCAACAGAAGAACGGGTGTCCTTTATTGGACAAGTCGTAGGCAAAGAAGATCAAGCAAAAGAATTATTTACTGATTTCCATAAAAAAGTTGAGGTCAGCAAACAAAAGCTGCAAGAAGCTGGTATTCTTGATCACACAATATCCATCATGGAAGGTGGAAAAGACAACAGCATGGCTGTTGTGGCGAGCAAACAATTCGGACGTGGTTCACAAATCATTTATGAATATTTAGGCATGAAGGCGCCGGACATCATTCAACAGAAAATAGATACGGCGACTGGTGCGGATGGGGAATCCGTATCCTTTGAAGTCCTTGGCAAATACAGTGGTGACTATATCTTCCGCTCCTCTTATGATGGTATGGCTGATCTGACCCAAAACCCAATTTGGAACAATATCCCTGCCGTGAAAGAAGGCCGTTTGATGGAGATCGATTTTGGCTTAGGTTATTACAGTGATATCTATTCTCTAAATGTGCAACTGGATTATATTGTTGAAGCTTTGCTTGCTGCGCCAAGAGTCAAATAAGTACTCAAGATACAAAAAAAGAGATGGTCCACTTCATAAAGTGGCCATCTCTTTTACTGTCTATTGAAGGTTTCGACGGGCTTCTCCAGCTTAGGAGCTGATCTTGTTATGCTGATATTGCTCAAGTGACATCAGCACCTCACGCGGCTTACTGCCCTCATAAGGACCGATGACCCCACGAGCCTCCATAGAGTCAATCAACCGGGCTGCACGGGTATAACCGACCCGCATACGACGCTGCAGCAGCGACACTGAAGCCTGCTTAGCCTCTAGTACAATTTGTACGGCTTGCTCGTATAATTCATCCTGTGGCTCCTGATCCTCAGTGATTGTATCATCCACTTCAGGAACGATGGACTCATCGTATTCGGCTTCACCTTGACTGCTGACATATTGAACAATAGTCTCTACTTCTTGGTCACTCATAAAAGCTCCCTGTACACGAATAGGCTTAGATGCGCCCATTGGTAAGAACAACATATCACCTCGGCCTAACAACTTCTCTGCACCGGGCATATCCAGAATGGTACGTGAATCCACATTGGACGATACGCCAAAAGCGATCCGGGATGGAATATTAGCTTTAATTAAACCTGTGATGACATCTACTGAAGGACGTTGTGTAGCGATAATTAGATGAATCCCTGCCGCCCGCGCCATTTGTGCAAGTCGGCAAATCGCATCCTCAACATCATTGGCTGCAACCATCATCAAATCCGCAAGCTCGTCCACAATAACAACGATATACGGTAGAATAGCCGCTGGATTCTCAGCCATTAGCTTATTATAACCTTCCATATTCCGTGTTCCCGATTTGGAGAATAGCTCATAACGCTTCTCCATTTCGACTACGATCTTCTTCAAGGCTAGGCTTGCCCGCTTTGGATCTGTGACAACCGGAGCCAAAAGATGGGGAATTCCGTTATACACATTCAGCTCGACCATCTTAGGATCGACCATGAGGAATTTGACCTCATCAGGTTTAGCTTTGTATAAGATGCTTGTTATAATCCCGTTGATACAGACTGATTTACCGGAGCCAGTTGCACCGGCCACCAATAAATGGGGCATCTTAGCCAGATTGCCGATAATGGTCTGGCCGGAAATATCACGGCCAAAAGCAATCGATAATCTGGATTCAGCCTCCTGAAAAATCTGTGTTTCCATAACTTCGCGCATGGTAACAATAGACACTTCAGAGTTCGGAACTTCTATCCCGATCGCAGATTTACCCGGAATCGGTGCTTCCATCCGAATGTCTTTGGCTGCAAGTGCAAGGGCAATGTCATCCGTCAGATTTACAATACGGCTAACCTTAACCCCAATATCCGGTTGTATCTCATATCTTGTAACAGCTGGGCCTCTTACTACCTCCAGCACTTTAGCTCGTACCCCAAAGCTTTCAAGTGTTGCTTCTAATTTACGGGCTGTCTGCATATAATCATTCTGATCTCCAGCTTTGCCACCATTGTTAGGTTTGGCTAAAAGACGGAACGATGGCAGCTTATATGGCTTCGGTGGCGGTGGTGCTGGAGGAGCGGGAATAATCTCTCCATCTGGAGAAGCACCTAGCAGGCCTTCCAAGTCAATACTTACATTCTCCTCAGACTCATCCGTAGGCTGCTGCTTAACGGCATTAGCTCCGGCTACAGCAGGTTTAGCTGCTTCACCACGAGCTGCGGGTGAGAATTCACTCCACTCTTCCCGATCTTCTTCGTTTAAACCTTCTGAACGGATATGTTCAAAGAAATCTCGAATAATAGGCGTCACAGGTTCAATATCCAGATCCGCATCGTCAAAATCATGATCGATATCCTCTAATGGAATTACACGGCTATCTGGTGTTAATCCCGAAATAATCGGACCGCTCGAAGCACTTGTCACAATTGGACCCTGATCGTCATCCTCAGGATCTGCTTCCACCTGTGAACGCGTGGAACCTGAGAACCAGCCAGATATTTTTTTCAAAAGGACAGGTTGTTTGCGATTAGGCAGATACCGATCGTCTTCGTCTTCTTCATCCTCGTCATCATAGACAGGCTGCTTCACCTGCCGA
It contains:
- a CDS encoding FtsK/SpoIIIE family DNA translocase, which gives rise to MAKRKKKKKKALLGSVLKYEIYGILLITISVIALSGEAAVGRSLSSMAGYLLGRFYFVLPLVGIFYGLMVMIHRRWPSSWNSRHTGVLLLLLSMCLMSTISAMEQKLGPLSLLHPGNVMTQIHNDLSGSLSPGSNDSNVYMLGKDISGGYIGGLEYAALLWLFGSLGAKLLMIVMLAISFMLITNLSYVEIFTLLRVRSVKFVEGIRLHAANRPKAVPVAARPSRAAAPAKARQVKQPVYDDEDEEDEDDRYLPNRKQPVLLKKISGWFSGSTRSQVEADPEDDDQGPIVTSASSGPIISGLTPDSRVIPLEDIDHDFDDADLDIEPVTPIIRDFFEHIRSEGLNEEDREEWSEFSPAARGEAAKPAVAGANAVKQQPTDESEENVSIDLEGLLGASPDGEIIPAPPAPPPPKPYKLPSFRLLAKPNNGGKAGDQNDYMQTARKLEATLESFGVRAKVLEVVRGPAVTRYEIQPDIGVKVSRIVNLTDDIALALAAKDIRMEAPIPGKSAIGIEVPNSEVSIVTMREVMETQIFQEAESRLSIAFGRDISGQTIIGNLAKMPHLLVAGATGSGKSVCINGIITSILYKAKPDEVKFLMVDPKMVELNVYNGIPHLLAPVVTDPKRASLALKKIVVEMEKRYELFSKSGTRNMEGYNKLMAENPAAILPYIVVIVDELADLMMVAANDVEDAICRLAQMARAAGIHLIIATQRPSVDVITGLIKANIPSRIAFGVSSNVDSRTILDMPGAEKLLGRGDMLFLPMGASKPIRVQGAFMSDQEVETIVQYVSSQGEAEYDESIVPEVDDTITEDQEPQDELYEQAVQIVLEAKQASVSLLQRRMRVGYTRAARLIDSMEARGVIGPYEGSKPREVLMSLEQYQHNKISS
- the sleB gene encoding spore cortex-lytic enzyme; translated protein: MKKHKLWIFASLTLALAAAPFAGMLLQGNGIVQTKQSAAASFVHELNHPEEEALPAFSTTPIKLGSSGQDVYELQGRLKHLGFYEGKIDSQFGPKTKNSVTWFQWKFGMKSDGIVGAKTKLKLYNATKNWKPTESASATGNNTANNNTGNKTNTTNNSDSASLSSGNTMGLSENDLKIMANAVYGESRGEPFEGQVAVAAVILNRVKSPSFPNTPSGVIFQPGAFTAVADGQIYLEPNEQARKAVQQALNGWDPSGGCLYYFNPKTATSKWIWTRPQVKTIGQHIFCM
- a CDS encoding AraC family transcriptional regulator; the protein is MELILIMNLKDHMLLWNHALIEIIDIRHTFQRSGDLNSHYQLPSSAFLLIINGKAEILIDEVPHEISNFHILHGGKGMNIQFLRMDELLEYYLILYKANLSLASRNNLKAIMEHNNPFNLQYGFTPTSPLPLFDKMENMFTDWSKTGILDRLYVKTLFYQWIYEMLRQLHTLETQLIQPDPLDQAIRYMQTYYKETFSLEKLAKAVNSSPRTLSRLFRTQLQTSPAQYLINIRMEKSKILLLNTEASLHDIAIAVGYPDGYYLGKMFKKYYGISPVRYKNKVITHSSWRDMPSQGAQIDIARTQPLRYIDYDNHYQYNGEGELPMFRNAKPSLLLTLLLCFTIVLSACSTGTTNSNASSNGKPTPSAETSTGANTDKAAVEAQTRIISTVKGDIAVPTSPQRVVVLYLLGDVLALGIKPIGVSDVSEGAAFEDELKDVQKLGTWFEASPEAILALNPDLIIVPSEETYEALHQIAPTVLVPYEKMSTEERVSFIGQVVGKEDQAKELFTDFHKKVEVSKQKLQEAGILDHTISIMEGGKDNSMAVVASKQFGRGSQIIYEYLGMKAPDIIQQKIDTATGADGESVSFEVLGKYSGDYIFRSSYDGMADLTQNPIWNNIPAVKEGRLMEIDFGLGYYSDIYSLNVQLDYIVEALLAAPRVK